A portion of the Haemorhous mexicanus isolate bHaeMex1 chromosome 3, bHaeMex1.pri, whole genome shotgun sequence genome contains these proteins:
- the CTSB gene encoding cathepsin B, producing the protein MWPPVSLLCVLVAFANARSIPYFPPLSDDLVNHINKLNTTWKAGHNFHNADMSYVKKLCGTFLGGPKLPERVDFAADVELPDNFDSRTQWPNCPTISEIRDQGSCGSCWAFGAVEAISDRICVHTNAKVSVEVSAEDLLSCCGFECGMGCNGGYPSGAWRYWTERGLVSGGLYDSHVGCRPYSIPPCEHHVNGSRPPCTGEGGGTPRCSRHCEPGYSPSYKEDKHYGITSYGVPRSEKEIMAEIYKNGPVEGAFIVYEDFLMYKSGVYQHVSGEQVGGHAIRILGWGVENDTPYWLVANSWNTDWGENGFFKILRGEDHCGIESEVVAGIPRTEQYWKRM; encoded by the exons ATGTggccccccgtgtccctcctGTGTGTCCTGGTGGCCTTTGCCAACGCTCGCAGCATTCCTTacttccctcctctctctgaTGACCTGGTCAACCACATAAACAAGCTCAACACCACCTGGAAG gcagggcacaaCTTCCACAATGCTGACATGAGCTATGTGAAGAAGCTCTGTGGCACCTTCCTGGGTGGGCCCAAGCTCCCTGAGAG GGTGGATTTTGCTGCAGACGTGGAGCTGCCCGATAACTTCGACTCGCGGACGCAGTGGCCCAACTGTCCCACCATCAGTGAGATAAGAGACCAGGGCTCCTGTGGCTCCTGCTGG GCTTTTGGTGCCGTGGAAGCGATTTCAGACCGGATCTGTGTCCACACCAACGCCAAGGTCAGCGTGGAGGTCTCAGCTGAGGACCTGCTGTCGTGCTGTGGCTTTGAGTGTGGCATGGG GTGCAATGGTGGTTACCCCTCTGGTGCGTGGAGGTACTGGACAGAGAGGGGCCTCGTGTCTGGGGGTCTCTACGATTCCCACGTGG GCTGCCGGCCCTACTCCATCCCACCCTGCGAGCACCACGTCAACGGCAGCCGGCCCCCCTGCAccggggagggagggggcaCCCCGAGGTGCAGCCGGCACTGTGAGCCTGGCTACTCCCCCTCATACAAGGAGGACAAGCACTATG gcATCACATCCTACGGAGTCCCTCGCAGTGAGAAGGAAATCATGGCTGAGATCTACAAGAACGGCCCAGTGGAAGGAGCCTTCATTGTCTACGAGGATTTCCTGATGTACAAATCTG GGGTCTACCAGCACGTGTCTGGGGAGCAGGTGGGAGGCCACGCCATCCGCATCCTGGGCTGGGGCGTGGAGAACGACACTCCCTACTGGCTGGTGGCCAACTCCTGGAACACCGACTGGGGGGAGAACG GCTTCTTCAAAATCCTGCGAGGAGAGGACCACTGTGGCATCGAGTCCGAGGTTGTGGCTGGCATCCCCAGGACGGAGCAGTACTGGAAGAGGATGTAA